A window of the Luoshenia tenuis genome harbors these coding sequences:
- a CDS encoding Maf family protein — MQEHLDRRWVLASASPRRRELLGRLVPEFEVLPSDAEGNIDASLPAGQGAAKLAADKAFDIAARVEKGALVLGADTIVVLGDQVLGKPRDTQEAAQMLLHLQGRAHEVYTGMCLIDTATGWKKTGAACTKVCFAPMTQDEIASYVATGEPMDKSDYPIRYKEEMMAAGWMDEKGRWKTDTGGEPWCKDKAGAYGIQGLGSPYIAQIEGNYDNVVGLPLALLRDWLKDWAKACGAERGGRYAAEKN, encoded by the coding sequence ATGCAAGAGCATTTAGATAGGCGCTGGGTGCTGGCTTCGGCCTCGCCGCGACGCAGGGAGCTGCTGGGACGTTTGGTGCCCGAATTTGAGGTGCTGCCAAGCGATGCGGAAGGGAATATCGACGCCTCGCTGCCCGCAGGGCAGGGTGCCGCAAAGCTGGCGGCGGACAAGGCGTTTGACATCGCCGCCCGGGTGGAAAAGGGCGCGCTGGTGCTGGGCGCGGATACCATCGTCGTATTAGGGGATCAGGTGCTGGGTAAGCCGCGCGATACCCAAGAGGCCGCGCAGATGCTTTTACACCTGCAGGGGCGGGCGCACGAGGTTTACACCGGCATGTGCCTGATCGATACGGCTACGGGTTGGAAAAAGACGGGCGCTGCCTGCACAAAGGTGTGTTTTGCCCCGATGACGCAGGACGAGATCGCATCTTACGTGGCTACGGGCGAGCCGATGGATAAGTCTGACTACCCAATACGGTATAAAGAAGAAATGATGGCAGCCGGATGGATGGATGAGAAAGGAAGATGGAAAACCGACACCGGCGGTGAACCGTGGTGCAAGGATAAGGCGGGGGCGTATGGCATCCAGGGGCTGGGATCGCCCTATATCGCCCAAATTGAAGGAAATTATGACAATGTCGTAGGGCTGCCGCTGGCGCTGCTGCGGGATTGGTTGAAGGACTGGGCCAAAGCGTGCGGGGCCGAGCGGGGAGGGCGCTATGCGGCAGAGAAAAACTAG
- a CDS encoding RnfABCDGE type electron transport complex subunit B yields the protein MVMEILMPALVLGALGLLFGAGLAVASKKFAVEVNPAAEQIRESLPGANCGGCGFAGCDAYAAAVAEGRAPVNGCPVGGSKVAQIISQVMGVEVEETERMVARVACQGTFDKAKKKYLYEGLAECNAAALVSGGDKACKYGCLGLGSCVKACPFDAIHIGEGGIAQVDEEKCVACGNCVAACPKDIIQLIPASKLTMVACRAIEKGRAVRENCVIGCIACGKCEKNCKFDAIHIENNLPVIDYAKCTSCMVCREVCPTHAISANLEKRRQARIDADKCIGCTICKRNCAFGAIEGEVKQKHVVIPSECKGCGVCVSKCPKKAIELV from the coding sequence ATGGTAATGGAAATTTTGATGCCGGCGCTGGTTTTGGGCGCGCTGGGCTTGTTGTTTGGCGCTGGGCTGGCGGTCGCCTCCAAAAAGTTTGCCGTTGAGGTCAACCCGGCGGCTGAGCAGATCCGCGAGAGCCTGCCTGGGGCGAACTGCGGCGGGTGCGGCTTTGCCGGCTGCGATGCGTATGCCGCGGCTGTGGCCGAGGGCAGGGCGCCGGTAAACGGCTGCCCGGTGGGCGGCTCAAAGGTGGCGCAGATCATCTCCCAGGTGATGGGCGTTGAGGTGGAAGAGACCGAACGGATGGTGGCCCGCGTGGCCTGCCAGGGTACCTTTGACAAGGCGAAAAAGAAGTATTTATATGAAGGCTTGGCCGAATGTAACGCTGCGGCGCTGGTCTCCGGGGGCGACAAGGCCTGCAAATACGGATGTTTGGGGCTGGGCAGCTGTGTAAAGGCCTGCCCCTTTGACGCGATCCATATTGGCGAGGGCGGGATCGCCCAGGTGGATGAAGAAAAGTGCGTGGCCTGCGGCAACTGTGTTGCGGCCTGCCCGAAGGACATCATCCAGCTGATCCCCGCCTCCAAGCTGACCATGGTGGCCTGCAGGGCCATCGAAAAGGGCCGTGCGGTGCGGGAAAACTGCGTGATCGGCTGCATCGCCTGCGGCAAATGCGAGAAAAACTGTAAGTTTGATGCCATCCATATTGAAAACAACCTGCCGGTGATCGATTACGCCAAGTGCACCAGCTGCATGGTCTGCCGCGAGGTATGCCCCACGCACGCCATCAGCGCGAACCTTGAAAAGCGCAGGCAGGCCAGGATCGATGCGGATAAGTGCATCGGCTGCACCATCTGCAAGCGCAACTGCGCCTTTGGCGCCATCGAGGGCGAGGTCAAGCAAAAGCATGTGGTCATCCCCTCTGAGTGCAAGGGGTGCGGCGTTTGCGTAAGCAAATGCCCCAAAAAGGCCATCGAACTGGTCTAG
- the rsxA gene encoding electron transport complex subunit RsxA, giving the protein MDYVAKIFLMLLSSILVQNFVLSRFLGCCPFLGVSKKVETAVGMGLAVTFVMAMASVITYLVQYCILVPAQIEYMQTIAFILVIAALVQLVEMVIQKVSPTLYKSLGVYLPLITTNCAVLGVAIINITEGYNLFETLINGVGGALGFTLAIVLFAGIRERLELSAIPKPFQGFPVALVTAGLMSIAFLGFQGLIK; this is encoded by the coding sequence ATGGATTATGTTGCGAAAATATTCCTGATGCTGCTAAGCTCCATTCTGGTACAGAACTTTGTGCTCTCCCGCTTTTTGGGGTGCTGCCCCTTCCTGGGGGTCTCCAAAAAGGTGGAAACGGCGGTGGGCATGGGCCTGGCGGTTACCTTTGTTATGGCTATGGCCTCGGTGATCACTTACCTGGTGCAGTACTGCATCCTGGTTCCGGCCCAGATCGAATACATGCAGACCATTGCCTTTATCCTGGTTATTGCGGCGCTGGTGCAGCTGGTGGAGATGGTGATCCAAAAGGTCAGCCCCACGCTGTATAAATCCCTGGGGGTATACCTGCCGCTGATCACCACCAACTGTGCGGTGCTGGGCGTGGCTATCATCAACATTACCGAAGGGTATAACCTGTTTGAGACGCTGATTAACGGCGTGGGCGGGGCCCTCGGGTTTACGCTGGCCATCGTGCTGTTTGCGGGCATCCGGGAGCGGCTGGAGCTTTCCGCCATCCCCAAGCCCTTTCAGGGTTTCCCCGTAGCGCTGGTGACGGCGGGGCTGATGTCGATCGCTTTCCTGGGCTTCCAGGGACTGATTAAGTAA
- the rsxE gene encoding electron transport complex subunit RsxE, producing the protein MGKAKKILLNGIFNENPTFRLVLGMCPTLAVTTAAVNGVGMGLAATFVLICSNFVVALLKDFIPSKVRIPAYVVIIATFVSIVEMVMKAFIPSLYEALGIFIPLIVVNCIILARAEAFASKNTPVDSILDGLGIGLGFTLALTLVASIRELIGNGTLFGLTIMGAGYEPELIMILAPGGFITLGLILALINKITAKLEQRKERV; encoded by the coding sequence ATGGGCAAGGCAAAAAAAATCCTCCTCAACGGAATCTTTAACGAGAACCCCACCTTCCGCCTGGTGCTGGGCATGTGCCCCACGCTGGCGGTGACCACGGCGGCGGTAAACGGCGTGGGCATGGGCTTGGCGGCCACCTTTGTATTGATCTGCTCAAACTTTGTGGTCGCCCTGCTCAAGGATTTTATCCCTTCCAAGGTGCGTATTCCGGCCTATGTGGTGATCATCGCCACGTTCGTATCCATCGTAGAGATGGTGATGAAGGCGTTTATCCCCAGCCTTTATGAGGCGCTGGGCATCTTTATCCCGTTGATCGTGGTCAACTGCATCATCCTGGCCCGGGCGGAGGCCTTTGCCTCAAAGAATACGCCGGTGGATTCGATTTTGGATGGTTTGGGCATTGGCCTTGGGTTTACCCTGGCGCTGACGCTGGTGGCCTCGATCCGCGAGCTCATCGGCAACGGCACCCTGTTTGGGCTGACGATCATGGGCGCGGGCTACGAGCCGGAGCTGATCATGATCCTGGCTCCGGGCGGGTTTATCACCCTGGGGCTGATCCTGGCGCTGATCAATAAGATCACCGCCAAGCTCGAGCAGAGAAAGGAGCGTGTGTAA
- a CDS encoding RnfABCDGE type electron transport complex subunit G produces MRDIWKLAWRLLAITLVAALALGVTNYVTKDPIAQQDREKNDKARQAVFEACDRFEPVDVDEAMGGAQIETLKPLEIYAAYQGDEQMGYTFKIAPKGYGGEIELTVGISFEGKVTGLTVGTNSETPGLGANATKEEFRNLFVDKDQFPLEVSKSASGDNEIQALTGATITSRAVATGVNDAMSFYQQFLSKEGK; encoded by the coding sequence GTGCGTGATATCTGGAAACTGGCCTGGCGGCTGCTGGCGATCACTTTGGTGGCGGCGCTGGCGCTGGGCGTGACCAATTATGTGACAAAGGATCCCATCGCCCAGCAGGACCGGGAGAAAAACGACAAGGCGCGCCAGGCGGTGTTTGAGGCGTGCGACCGGTTTGAACCGGTGGATGTGGACGAGGCAATGGGGGGCGCGCAGATTGAAACGCTAAAGCCCCTGGAAATCTACGCCGCTTATCAGGGTGATGAACAGATGGGCTATACCTTTAAGATCGCCCCCAAGGGCTATGGCGGCGAGATAGAGCTGACGGTGGGCATATCCTTTGAAGGGAAGGTGACCGGGCTGACCGTAGGGACCAACAGCGAGACCCCGGGCCTGGGCGCCAACGCCACGAAGGAGGAGTTTAGAAACCTGTTTGTGGATAAGGATCAGTTCCCGCTGGAGGTCAGCAAATCGGCCAGCGGCGACAATGAGATCCAGGCGCTGACCGGGGCGACCATCACCTCCAGGGCCGTTGCCACGGGCGTGAACGATGCGATGAGCTTTTACCAGCAGTTTTTGAGCAAGGAGGGGAAATAA
- a CDS encoding RnfABCDGE type electron transport complex subunit D, with the protein MNLLRATSSPHVRDCASISGVMFDVVIALMPAMVAACWFFGWNALALIIVSVLSAVGTEALIQKLSGKKVTVNDWSAVVTGILLAFNLPSGAPLWMAVIGSVFAIGIVKQLFGGLGHNFMNPALAGRAFLLVSRTAHMTTWTPTAFMSVDAFTGATPLAILKGAEGALPSVWDMFIGNIPGCLGETSALALLIGAVYLLCRRVISWRIPIIYIATTAIFTWIFWPEGWFTGPVLYQIFGGGLILGAFFMATDYASSPVTPKGQIIYALGCGLLTAVIRLWGGYPEGVSFAILLMNVAAPLIDKYTRPHIFGEVAKRA; encoded by the coding sequence ATGAATCTTTTACGGGCAACTTCTTCACCCCATGTGCGGGATTGCGCGTCGATCTCCGGGGTGATGTTTGACGTGGTCATCGCCCTGATGCCGGCAATGGTCGCGGCCTGCTGGTTTTTTGGCTGGAACGCGCTGGCGCTGATCATCGTATCGGTCCTAAGTGCCGTAGGCACGGAGGCGCTGATCCAGAAACTATCCGGCAAAAAGGTGACGGTGAACGACTGGAGCGCGGTGGTGACCGGCATCCTGCTGGCGTTCAACCTGCCCTCGGGCGCGCCGCTGTGGATGGCGGTGATCGGGTCGGTCTTTGCCATCGGCATCGTCAAGCAGCTCTTTGGCGGGCTGGGCCATAACTTTATGAACCCGGCGCTGGCGGGGCGCGCGTTTTTGCTGGTCTCCCGCACGGCGCATATGACGACCTGGACGCCGACGGCCTTTATGTCGGTGGACGCGTTTACCGGCGCTACGCCGCTGGCCATCTTAAAGGGCGCCGAGGGCGCGCTGCCTTCGGTATGGGATATGTTTATCGGCAACATCCCCGGGTGCCTTGGAGAGACCTCCGCCCTGGCCCTTTTGATCGGCGCGGTCTACCTGCTTTGCCGGCGGGTGATCTCCTGGCGCATTCCCATCATCTATATTGCCACGACCGCGATCTTTACCTGGATTTTCTGGCCGGAGGGCTGGTTTACCGGCCCTGTGCTCTATCAGATCTTCGGGGGCGGCCTGATCCTGGGCGCATTTTTCATGGCTACGGATTACGCTTCCTCGCCGGTCACGCCCAAGGGGCAGATCATCTACGCCCTGGGATGCGGCTTGCTTACGGCAGTGATCCGGCTATGGGGAGGCTACCCGGAAGGGGTATCCTTTGCAATCCTGCTGATGAACGTGGCGGCGCCGCTGATCGATAAATATACGCGGCCGCATATCTTCGGGGAGGTGGCCAAACGTGCGTGA
- the rsxC gene encoding electron transport complex subunit RsxC, whose translation MGIAAKTFRGGIHPLHHQHHGKNLTDHKPIEAAPVPGVVVIPMAQNIGAPAKVCVQVGDVVAMGQKIGEAGGFVSVPVHASVSGRVAAIEPRPCASGAKAMCVVIENDGLDTRWPGLPGPVSLDELEPEQICQRIMEAGIVGMGGAAFPTHVKLKVPEGKHVDTLLINGAECEPFLTADHRLMVERPMEVVLGVRALMKALQVTRAYIGIEVNKPDAIDTMQKAVRDVPGVEVTPLKVKYPQGGEKQLISAILGREVPSGGLPMEAGVVVQNVGSAGAIGRMLSDGMPLVERVVSITGYGVKEPRNLSCRIGTSFEFLIEHCGGFTGEPGKVISGGPMMGIAQYDLGVPVVKGTSGILVLPEEKTDGEEGPCIRCGRCVEACPIHLMPLMLSAYQQAGNIDMCESYHALDCMECGSCSYVCPSKRYLVQAIRTAKRQIIANRKKAEGGRG comes from the coding sequence ATGGGGATTGCGGCGAAGACCTTTCGCGGCGGCATCCATCCGCTACATCATCAGCACCACGGTAAAAACCTGACGGACCACAAGCCCATCGAGGCGGCGCCGGTCCCAGGCGTGGTGGTGATCCCGATGGCGCAGAACATCGGCGCGCCGGCCAAGGTCTGCGTGCAGGTGGGGGATGTTGTGGCCATGGGGCAGAAGATCGGCGAGGCGGGCGGTTTTGTCAGCGTGCCGGTACACGCCAGCGTATCGGGACGGGTGGCGGCTATCGAGCCCAGGCCCTGCGCCAGTGGGGCCAAGGCGATGTGCGTAGTGATTGAAAACGACGGGCTGGATACCCGTTGGCCGGGCCTTCCCGGGCCTGTCAGCCTGGACGAGCTGGAGCCTGAGCAGATCTGCCAGCGCATCATGGAGGCGGGCATCGTCGGGATGGGGGGCGCGGCCTTTCCCACCCATGTGAAGCTGAAGGTGCCCGAGGGCAAGCATGTGGATACGCTGCTGATCAACGGCGCGGAGTGCGAGCCGTTTTTGACGGCGGACCACCGGCTGATGGTGGAGCGGCCTATGGAAGTGGTGCTGGGCGTGCGCGCGCTGATGAAGGCGTTGCAAGTCACGCGGGCCTATATCGGCATCGAGGTCAACAAGCCCGACGCCATCGATACCATGCAAAAAGCGGTGCGGGACGTGCCGGGCGTGGAGGTGACCCCGCTGAAGGTCAAATACCCCCAGGGCGGCGAAAAGCAGCTGATCAGCGCTATCTTGGGGCGCGAAGTGCCCTCGGGCGGGCTGCCGATGGAGGCGGGCGTTGTGGTGCAGAACGTGGGCAGCGCCGGCGCTATTGGGCGGATGCTTTCAGACGGGATGCCGCTGGTGGAGCGGGTGGTCTCCATCACGGGCTACGGGGTGAAGGAGCCGCGCAACCTCTCTTGCCGCATCGGCACCTCGTTTGAGTTTTTGATCGAGCACTGCGGCGGTTTTACCGGCGAGCCGGGCAAGGTGATCTCCGGCGGGCCGATGATGGGTATCGCCCAGTACGACCTGGGGGTGCCGGTGGTCAAGGGCACCTCGGGTATCCTGGTGCTGCCGGAGGAAAAGACGGACGGCGAGGAAGGCCCCTGTATCCGCTGCGGGCGGTGTGTGGAGGCCTGCCCCATCCATTTGATGCCGCTGATGCTCAGCGCTTATCAGCAGGCGGGCAATATCGACATGTGCGAAAGCTACCATGCGCTGGACTGCATGGAGTGCGGCAGCTGCAGCTATGTATGCCCCTCCAAGCGCTATTTGGTACAGGCCATCCGCACGGCCAAGCGGCAGATCATCGCAAACCGCAAAAAAGCGGAAGGGGGGAGAGGATAG
- a CDS encoding RbsD/FucU family protein, with protein sequence MLKGIPSILNPDLLKIMMEMGHGDTLVIGDGNFPAAACAKRLVRCDGHGAAELLDAIMTFFPLDTYVEKPVAVMATADGEDAPIWKEYQQIIARREGEAAFEQVERFDFYARARDAYAVISTGEGALYANIILTKGVVIE encoded by the coding sequence ATGTTAAAGGGGATACCTTCGATCTTGAATCCAGACCTGCTCAAGATCATGATGGAGATGGGACATGGGGATACGCTGGTGATCGGGGATGGCAACTTTCCAGCTGCGGCCTGCGCCAAGCGCCTGGTGCGCTGCGACGGGCACGGCGCGGCGGAGCTGCTGGACGCCATCATGACCTTTTTCCCGCTAGACACCTATGTGGAAAAGCCGGTGGCCGTTATGGCCACGGCGGACGGGGAGGACGCGCCGATCTGGAAAGAGTACCAGCAGATCATCGCCAGGCGGGAGGGCGAGGCCGCTTTTGAGCAGGTGGAGCGCTTTGATTTTTACGCCCGGGCACGGGATGCGTATGCCGTCATCTCTACGGGGGAGGGGGCCCTGTATGCCAATATTATCCTGACAAAGGGCGTCGTCATCGAATAA
- a CDS encoding GNAT family N-acetyltransferase codes for MLETARCVLRRFRKEDKEALYAYLSDPQVVHFEPYPPFSWEEAAAEAERRAQDQRFWAVCLKEGRLIGNLYLALGDFETWELGYVFNRATWGQGYATESAGALIQYAFEHLNAHRIQAFCNPENTASWRLLERLGMRREGLLLQNVYFRVDEKQKPIWQDTYAYGILKEEWESVRKILNGKGAEK; via the coding sequence ATGCTTGAGACGGCGCGCTGTGTACTGCGCCGCTTCCGAAAAGAAGACAAAGAGGCGCTTTATGCCTATTTAAGCGACCCGCAGGTGGTACATTTTGAACCCTACCCGCCTTTTTCATGGGAAGAGGCTGCAGCTGAGGCAGAACGCCGGGCGCAAGATCAGCGCTTTTGGGCGGTCTGTCTGAAAGAGGGGCGCTTGATCGGGAACCTGTATTTAGCCTTGGGCGATTTTGAGACCTGGGAACTGGGTTATGTGTTTAACCGCGCAACCTGGGGGCAGGGATATGCCACGGAGAGCGCAGGAGCGCTTATACAGTACGCTTTTGAGCATTTAAACGCGCATCGCATCCAGGCCTTTTGCAATCCGGAAAATACGGCGTCTTGGCGGTTATTGGAGCGACTGGGCATGCGCCGGGAAGGGTTACTTTTGCAAAACGTCTATTTTCGCGTAGATGAGAAACAAAAGCCCATTTGGCAGGATACGTATGCTTATGGCATTTTAAAAGAAGAATGGGAAAGCGTCCGCAAGATTTTGAACGGCAAGGGCGCGGAGAAATAG
- a CDS encoding HAD family hydrolase → MVEAVIFDMDGVIIDSEPLQMQALIEAIKASSGVELTPQALGWTTGRGNAEVWQRLRELYPIAWEQEKVRAYQLEALFKLMDTSPLAVPIAGILPLVRALKAKGIPMAVASSSSLSIIDKVLDKLALREYFTLIATGDEVPASKPAPDIFLLAAQRLGCKLEGCWVIEDSYNGVTAAKAAGMHCIGFYNPHSGEQDISAADCRITHIDEAMGILGLEG, encoded by the coding sequence ATGGTAGAGGCGGTTATTTTCGACATGGACGGCGTCATCATCGACAGCGAGCCGCTGCAAATGCAGGCGCTGATCGAGGCGATCAAGGCTTCCAGCGGGGTAGAGCTTACGCCGCAGGCATTGGGATGGACCACGGGCCGGGGCAACGCGGAGGTGTGGCAGCGGCTGCGGGAGCTTTATCCCATCGCCTGGGAGCAGGAAAAGGTGCGGGCCTACCAGCTGGAGGCGCTTTTTAAGCTAATGGATACTTCGCCCCTGGCAGTGCCTATCGCGGGCATCCTGCCGCTGGTGCGTGCGCTTAAGGCAAAGGGGATCCCCATGGCGGTAGCCTCCTCATCCAGTTTGTCGATCATCGACAAGGTGCTGGACAAACTGGCGCTGCGGGAGTATTTTACGCTGATCGCAACCGGCGACGAGGTGCCCGCTTCCAAACCCGCGCCGGATATCTTTTTGCTGGCCGCCCAGCGCCTGGGCTGCAAGCTCGAGGGATGTTGGGTGATCGAGGATTCCTACAACGGCGTGACGGCGGCCAAGGCCGCGGGCATGCACTGCATTGGTTTTTATAACCCTCACTCGGGCGAGCAGGACATCTCCGCTGCCGACTGCCGCATTACCCATATCGACGAGGCGATGGGGATTTTGGGGTTAGAAGGGTAG
- the hflX gene encoding GTPase HflX, whose product MIAGNISGVRQSILDELEALYELEPRRDLFIPREIVDKMAEVTRKLNREVSVFITRRGMVADISLGDNDRVTLPQLQTRRGEQRLSGVRCIHTHPGGDPHLSAVDLSSLQSLRLDAMAALAVPDREDVPLTMCVAYLAGKDKCMMEGPLRAHHLPHGELLELIGEAERRLEQERQTGAVADEAERALLVGLEAGNGGQPLEELARLADTAGAKVIAAAVQNRETPDSATFLGSGKVSELALQIQALKIDIVIFDEELTGAQTRNLEQAWGVKVIDRTGLILDIFAQRANSREGKLQVELAQMKYLLPRLMGMGQVLSRLGGGIGTRGPGETKLEVDRRRIRRRIFELEQEIEKVARQRELRRARREQNSVPVVALVGYTNAGKSTLLNRLSGSEAFVEDKLFATLDPLSRRIELPSGREALLVDTVGFIDKLPHDLVDAFRSTLEEVRKADLLIHVVDGASGEAQKHYEVVGQVLRELGAMGRPTLTVVNKAELRRELDLREPVDAAISAKTDMGIDLLLQKIDAALRSRYKLWEGLLPYTKGDVHAFLHRQGRVLKDEAQEQGFVMEVELAQEDYMRLQKMLGE is encoded by the coding sequence ATGATCGCTGGTAACATTAGCGGGGTGCGCCAAAGCATCCTGGACGAACTGGAAGCTTTATATGAACTGGAACCCCGGCGGGATCTGTTTATTCCCCGGGAAATCGTGGATAAAATGGCGGAAGTGACCCGGAAGCTGAACCGGGAGGTGTCGGTCTTTATTACCCGTCGGGGGATGGTTGCCGATATTTCGCTGGGCGATAACGACAGGGTGACTCTGCCGCAGCTGCAGACCCGCCGGGGGGAGCAGCGCCTTAGCGGGGTGCGCTGCATCCATACCCATCCGGGCGGAGACCCGCACCTTTCTGCGGTGGACTTAAGCAGCCTGCAGAGCCTGCGCCTGGACGCCATGGCCGCCTTGGCCGTGCCGGACCGGGAGGACGTACCGCTGACGATGTGCGTGGCCTACCTTGCGGGCAAGGACAAGTGCATGATGGAAGGGCCGCTGCGGGCGCATCACCTGCCCCATGGCGAGCTTTTGGAGCTGATCGGCGAGGCGGAGCGCCGCCTGGAACAGGAGCGCCAGACCGGAGCGGTAGCCGATGAGGCGGAGCGGGCGCTGCTGGTGGGCCTGGAGGCCGGAAACGGCGGGCAGCCTTTAGAAGAGCTGGCGCGCCTGGCGGATACGGCGGGCGCAAAGGTGATCGCCGCGGCGGTACAAAACCGGGAGACGCCGGACAGCGCCACCTTTTTGGGCTCCGGCAAAGTCAGCGAACTGGCGTTGCAGATCCAGGCGCTGAAGATCGATATCGTGATCTTTGACGAAGAATTGACCGGCGCGCAGACCCGCAATCTGGAGCAGGCCTGGGGTGTAAAGGTGATCGACCGGACGGGGCTGATATTGGATATATTTGCCCAGCGTGCCAATTCCCGGGAGGGCAAGCTGCAGGTGGAACTGGCGCAGATGAAATACCTGCTGCCCCGGCTGATGGGCATGGGCCAGGTGCTCTCGCGGCTGGGCGGCGGCATCGGTACCCGAGGCCCGGGCGAGACCAAGCTGGAAGTGGACCGGCGGCGCATCCGCCGCAGGATCTTCGAGCTGGAGCAGGAGATCGAAAAGGTGGCCCGGCAGCGGGAACTGCGCCGGGCGCGGCGCGAACAGAACAGCGTGCCGGTGGTGGCGCTGGTGGGATACACCAATGCGGGTAAATCCACGCTGCTAAACCGTCTTTCCGGCAGCGAAGCCTTTGTGGAGGATAAGCTGTTTGCAACGCTGGACCCGCTTTCCCGGCGGATCGAGTTACCCAGCGGCCGGGAGGCGCTGCTGGTGGATACCGTAGGTTTTATCGATAAACTGCCCCACGACCTGGTGGATGCGTTCCGTTCAACGCTGGAGGAGGTGCGCAAGGCGGACCTGCTAATACACGTGGTGGACGGGGCGAGCGGAGAGGCGCAAAAGCACTACGAGGTCGTCGGCCAGGTGCTGCGGGAGCTGGGGGCGATGGGCCGGCCGACGCTGACCGTGGTCAACAAGGCCGAACTGCGCCGGGAACTGGACCTGCGCGAACCGGTGGATGCGGCCATCTCCGCAAAAACCGATATGGGGATCGACCTGCTGCTGCAAAAGATCGACGCGGCGCTGCGCAGCCGCTATAAGCTTTGGGAAGGGCTGCTGCCCTACACAAAGGGCGATGTGCACGCCTTTTTACACCGGCAGGGGCGGGTTCTCAAGGACGAAGCGCAGGAGCAGGGCTTTGTCATGGAAGTGGAACTGGCGCAGGAGGACTATATGCGCCTGCAAAAGATGCTAGGGGAGTGA
- a CDS encoding M55 family metallopeptidase — MKFMIAVDLEGVACAVSTVGDTLSTSPNYAFACKQAVREANAAARALFDAGADQVVIWDNHGEGVNLDYDAIDERCDIALGVCVAGRWPMLDESYDGVLLVGYHAMDSTPAAAIAHTYASTLYQAVTIDGRLVGEMQIDAMLAGQVGVPVIFVSSDEAGVRQAEEWMPWIESVATKKAMAFHRAVSLHPKRACEAIYKGVQRAYARLAEMKTLTCPSPCRMEVRFKTLEEAQRANFRDMNGQPFGFADAYTRTGTVRAPDILFF, encoded by the coding sequence ATGAAATTTATGATCGCGGTGGATTTGGAGGGCGTTGCCTGTGCCGTCAGCACGGTGGGCGATACGCTGAGCACTTCACCCAATTATGCGTTTGCCTGCAAACAGGCGGTGCGGGAGGCCAATGCTGCCGCCCGGGCGCTGTTTGACGCGGGCGCGGATCAGGTGGTGATCTGGGACAACCACGGCGAAGGCGTGAACCTAGACTACGATGCCATTGACGAGCGGTGCGATATCGCCCTTGGCGTTTGCGTGGCGGGGCGCTGGCCCATGCTGGACGAAAGCTATGACGGGGTGCTGCTGGTCGGCTATCATGCCATGGATTCTACCCCTGCGGCCGCCATCGCCCATACGTATGCTTCCACGCTTTACCAGGCCGTGACGATTGATGGGCGGCTGGTGGGGGAGATGCAGATCGACGCGATGCTGGCCGGACAGGTAGGCGTGCCGGTGATCTTCGTTTCCAGCGACGAGGCGGGCGTGCGCCAGGCCGAAGAATGGATGCCCTGGATCGAAAGCGTGGCCACCAAAAAAGCCATGGCTTTCCATCGTGCCGTCAGCCTGCATCCAAAGCGGGCTTGTGAGGCAATCTATAAAGGCGTGCAGCGCGCATATGCGCGCCTGGCGGAGATGAAGACGCTGACCTGCCCTTCGCCCTGCCGTATGGAGGTGCGCTTTAAAACGCTGGAGGAGGCGCAGCGGGCGAATTTCCGGGATATGAACGGCCAGCCCTTCGGCTTTGCGGACGCTTACACCCGCACGGGCACGGTGCGCGCGCCGGATATACTATTTTTTTAA